The Lagenorhynchus albirostris chromosome 6, mLagAlb1.1, whole genome shotgun sequence genome includes a window with the following:
- the CHRNA1 gene encoding acetylcholine receptor subunit alpha, with the protein MEPRPLLLFLGLCSAGLVLGSEHETRLVAKLFENYNSVVRPVEDHRKAVEVTVGLQLIQLINVDEVNQIVTTNVRLKQQWVDYNLKWNPDDYGGVKRIHIPSEKIWHPDLVLYNNADGDFAIVKFTKVLLDYTGHITWTPPAIFKSYCEIIVTHFPFDEQNCSMKLGTWTYDGSVVAINPESDQPDLSNFMESGEWVIKESRGWKHWVFYACCPSTPYLDITYHFVMQRLPLYFIVNVIIPCLLFSFLTGLVFYLPTDSGEKMTLSISVLLSLTVFLLVIVELIPSTSSAVPLIGKYMLFTMVFVIASIIITVIVINTHHRSPSTHVMPEWVRKVFIDTIPNIMFFSTMKRPSREKQDKKIFTEDIDISDISGKPGPPPMGFHSPLIKHPEVKSAIEGIKYIAETMKSDQESNNAAEEWKYVAMVMDHILLGVFMLVCIIGTLAVFAGRLIELNQQG; encoded by the exons CTGGCCTCGTCCTGGGCTCCGAACATGAGACCCGCCTGGTGGCAAAGCTATTTGAAAACTACAACAGCGTAGTACGGCCCGTGGAAGACCACCGCAAGGCCGTGGAGGTGACGGTGGGCCTGCAGCTGATACAGCTCATCAATGTG GATGAAGTAAATCAGATCGTGACAACCAATGTTCGTCTGAAACAG CAATGGGTGGATTACAACTTAAAATGGAACCCAGACGACTATGGTGGCGTGAAAAGAATTCACATTCCATCGGAAAAGATCTGGCACCCGGACCTAGTTCTTTATAACAA TGCAGATGGCGACTTTGCCATTGTCAAGTTCACCAAAGTGCTCCTGGACTACACTGGCCACATCACGTGGACACCTCCCGCCATCTTTAAAAGCTACTGTGAGATCATCGTCACCCACTTTCCCTTTGACGAACAGAACTGCAGCATGAAGCTGGGCACCTGGACCTATGACGGATCCGTGGTGGCCATCAACCCG GAAAGCGACCAGCCAGACCTAAGCAACTTCATGGAGAGTGGGGAATGGGTGATCAAGGAGTCCCGGGGCTGGAAGCACTGGGTGTTCTACGCCTGCTGCCCCTCCACCCCCTACCTGGACATCACCTACCACTTTGTCATGCAGCGCCTGCCCCTCTACTTCATCGTCAACGTCATCATTCCCTGCCTGCTCTTCTCCTTCTTAACCGGCCTGGTGTTCTACCTGCCCACGGACTCAG GAGAGAAGATGACTCTGAGCATCTCTGTCCTGCTGTCCTTAACCGTGTTCCTTCTGGTCATTGTGGAGCTGATCCCTTCCACCTCCAGTGCGGTGCCCTTGATTGGGAAGTACATGCTGTTCACCATGGTGTTTGTCATCGCAtccatcatcatcaccgtcatcgtCATCAACACACACCACCGCTCCCCCAGCACCCACGTCATGCCCGAGTGGGTGCGGAAG GTTTTTATCGACACTATCCCAAATATCATGTTCTTCTCCACGATGAAAAGACcatccagagaaaaacaagacaaaaaaatttttacagaaGACATTGATATTTCTGACATTTCTGGGAAGCCGGGACCTCCACCCATGGGTTTCCACTCTCCCCTGATCAAACACCCCGAGGTGAAAAGTGCCATTGAGGGCATCAAATACATCGCAGAGACCATGAAGTCAGACCAGGAGTCCAATAAC GCGGCCGAGGAATGGAAGTACGTTGCAATGGTGATGGACCACATTCTCCTCGGAGTCTTCATGCTCGTCTGCATCATCGGAACGCTGGCTGTGTTTGCAGGTCGGCTCATTGAATTAAACCAGCAAGGATGA